From a single Methanofollis sp. W23 genomic region:
- a CDS encoding ABC transporter permease subunit: MRTQALGIITAKEFRDHLRSRRFLTILAVFLIVASLGMIAGTVQYQKDLDEYNEAQVLASGEEEPVSTRYPPSSSRPSIMKVFEQIGSMTAIIGSFLGLAMGFDLVTREKESKSLKMLLSHPIYRDEVITGKLLGGAGAIALAGAITVGIALAVLLIGGVVLSSVEMIKVLLFGVFTFLFIFSPFVVALFFSTVAKNSGMALVASLALVVVTMLVIPLILTIPMVTDTILGEPPEFPEESDAEEIAEYETEIKAYYDARNTLMRTAMLISPSWNYDQILETMIPDDRNRDDISDDTEEPGISALFEMIADLSHHLIALLVLPAGFFGLAWVRFAREDIR, encoded by the coding sequence ATGAGGACGCAGGCCCTTGGCATCATCACAGCCAAAGAATTCCGTGACCATCTGAGAAGCAGGCGTTTCCTCACGATCCTTGCCGTCTTCCTCATCGTCGCAAGTCTCGGGATGATCGCCGGGACGGTTCAATACCAGAAAGACCTGGACGAATACAATGAAGCGCAGGTGCTCGCGTCCGGTGAAGAAGAGCCCGTCAGCACCAGATACCCCCCCTCCTCTTCACGTCCCTCGATCATGAAAGTCTTCGAACAAATAGGGTCCATGACCGCCATCATCGGGAGTTTCCTCGGGTTGGCGATGGGGTTCGACCTCGTAACCAGAGAGAAGGAGAGCAAGTCGCTCAAGATGCTCCTCTCTCATCCCATCTATCGCGACGAGGTGATCACCGGGAAACTTCTCGGCGGCGCCGGGGCCATCGCCCTCGCGGGTGCCATCACCGTAGGTATCGCCCTCGCCGTCCTGCTCATCGGTGGGGTCGTGCTCAGTTCTGTCGAGATGATAAAGGTGCTCCTCTTCGGGGTGTTCACCTTCCTCTTCATCTTCTCACCCTTCGTGGTCGCCCTCTTCTTCTCGACCGTGGCAAAAAATAGTGGGATGGCCCTTGTCGCCTCCCTCGCCCTCGTCGTCGTCACCATGCTCGTCATCCCGCTCATCCTCACCATCCCCATGGTCACCGACACCATCCTTGGCGAACCTCCTGAGTTTCCTGAAGAGTCCGATGCAGAGGAGATCGCGGAGTACGAGACGGAGATTAAAGCCTACTATGACGCACGAAACACTCTCATGCGCACGGCGATGCTCATCTCACCGTCCTGGAATTATGATCAGATCCTTGAGACCATGATACCGGATGACCGTAACAGAGACGATATCTCTGATGATACTGAAGAGCCCGGAATCTCCGCACTCTTCGAGATGATCGCCGATCTCTCGCACCACCTGATCGCACTTCTCGTACTCCCGGCGGGCTTCTTCGGGCTTGCGTGGGTGCGGTTCGCACGGGAGGATATTCGATGA
- a CDS encoding ABC transporter permease, translating into MRVQTLNVIAGKEFRDHVRSRRFHILFGILLIIGLTGLVAGMVQYQNDLDDYNQAQVDVSGEELQAGAIGTKPSPLSAFAQMGSLIGTLGAVLGIAMGFDLVTKEKESKSLKLLLSHPVYRDEVITGKALGGAGAIALAMGIVLLLALAVLLIFGAVPSFEESVQILLFTGLSFLMVFSFFVLALFFSTVAPNSGSALVSAFIVFITLSSLTSLIISTPALNLLIGDYPPGPPSSDRMLSPEEQIEKDRLWEEYRTQKIAHEQKRQAVKDTLSLFSPDKNYQKLTGAVTALHVSEERHQSLADLFGMLAGHIVVFFVFPAGFFGLAWVRFAREDIR; encoded by the coding sequence ATGAGGGTCCAGACCCTCAACGTGATCGCGGGCAAGGAGTTCCGCGACCATGTGAGGAGCAGACGGTTCCATATCCTCTTCGGGATCCTCCTCATCATCGGCCTCACCGGTCTTGTCGCCGGGATGGTCCAGTACCAGAACGACCTGGACGACTACAACCAGGCCCAGGTGGACGTGAGCGGAGAAGAACTCCAGGCCGGGGCCATCGGCACAAAACCCTCCCCCCTCTCTGCCTTCGCCCAGATGGGTTCTCTCATCGGGACACTCGGGGCGGTGCTCGGGATCGCGATGGGGTTTGACCTCGTGACGAAGGAAAAAGAGAGCAAATCCCTCAAACTTCTCCTCTCTCATCCGGTGTACCGCGACGAGGTGATCACCGGCAAGGCACTCGGCGGCGCTGGCGCAATCGCCCTCGCGATGGGGATCGTGCTTCTCCTCGCCCTTGCCGTCCTCCTCATCTTCGGGGCCGTCCCTTCGTTCGAGGAGAGCGTGCAGATCCTCCTCTTCACCGGGCTCTCATTTCTCATGGTCTTCTCCTTCTTCGTCCTGGCCCTCTTCTTCTCGACAGTCGCCCCAAACAGCGGGAGCGCCCTGGTCTCGGCGTTCATCGTCTTCATCACCCTCTCGTCCCTGACGTCGCTGATCATCTCCACCCCGGCACTCAATCTGCTCATCGGCGACTACCCCCCCGGACCGCCCTCAAGTGACAGGATGTTGAGTCCTGAGGAACAGATCGAAAAAGATAGGCTGTGGGAGGAATACCGGACACAGAAGATCGCCCACGAACAGAAGCGTCAGGCGGTCAAGGATACGCTTTCCCTCTTCTCGCCAGACAAAAATTACCAGAAACTCACCGGTGCCGTCACCGCCCTCCATGTATCAGAAGAGCGTCATCAGTCTCTTGCCGATCTCTTCGGGATGCTTGCCGGACACATCGTCGTCTTCTTCGTCTTCCCGGCGGGCTTCTTCGGGCTGGCATGGGTGCGCTTTGCACGGGAGGATATTCGATGA
- a CDS encoding ABC transporter permease, producing the protein MRTGILRIIAGKEFRDQVRSKRFRTLFAILLIIAVAGLIDGAFSYQEGLERYNEMQVAASEGEDDLSYHYYEGKPSVLEAFNRIGYLLSTVAAVLGIAMGFDLITAEKESKSLKILLSHPVYRDEVITGKALGGAGAIALAMGIMLLVSLALMLVFGIVPNFEETVRILLFGVISFLGVFTFFAIALFMSTVARNSGNALIGSLAIFIVLGIFLPSLAGNGALINALFGDRPEPPQMGGPSTFADVEEHRRVWDEYQEKNRMYQIKVQGLHDTTDLLSPTRNYMEMVRAVADPRGTAAMVSGAYYLDWEETKEFYATLPESGLAIFVGLLGALAKNIIAMLVLPVAFFGLAWVRFAREDIR; encoded by the coding sequence ATGAGAACCGGTATCCTCAGGATCATCGCGGGCAAGGAGTTCCGCGACCAGGTCAGGAGCAAGAGATTCCGAACTCTTTTTGCGATCTTGCTCATCATTGCGGTCGCCGGACTGATCGACGGAGCGTTTTCGTACCAGGAGGGCCTGGAACGGTATAATGAGATGCAGGTGGCCGCTTCAGAAGGAGAAGATGACTTATCATACCATTATTATGAGGGGAAACCATCAGTCCTAGAGGCTTTCAACAGGATAGGTTATCTGCTCTCGACAGTCGCGGCGGTGCTCGGGATCGCGATGGGTTTTGACCTCATCACCGCGGAGAAGGAGAGCAAATCGCTTAAGATCCTCCTCTCCCACCCGGTCTACCGCGACGAGGTGATCACCGGCAAGGCACTCGGCGGCGCTGGCGCAATCGCCCTCGCGATGGGGATCATGCTCCTCGTCTCCCTTGCCCTGATGCTTGTCTTCGGGATCGTCCCGAACTTTGAGGAAACAGTCCGGATCCTGCTCTTCGGCGTCATCTCCTTCCTTGGGGTGTTCACCTTCTTCGCTATCGCTCTCTTCATGTCGACAGTCGCCCGAAACAGCGGGAACGCCCTCATCGGATCCCTTGCAATCTTTATCGTCCTCGGGATCTTCCTGCCGTCCCTTGCCGGGAATGGTGCCCTGATCAATGCCCTCTTTGGTGACCGGCCAGAACCCCCCCAGATGGGTGGCCCCTCCACCTTCGCCGACGTAGAGGAACATAGACGAGTCTGGGACGAGTACCAGGAGAAAAATAGAATGTACCAGATAAAAGTGCAGGGTCTTCACGACACGACCGACCTCCTCTCCCCCACAAGAAATTATATGGAGATGGTGAGGGCGGTGGCAGATCCACGCGGCACGGCAGCAATGGTCTCCGGAGCGTATTACCTGGACTGGGAAGAGACCAAGGAATTTTACGCAACCCTCCCTGAGAGCGGGCTTGCGATCTTCGTCGGACTGCTCGGAGCCCTTGCAAAGAACATCATCGCCATGCTTGTCTTACCAGTAGCTTTCTTCGGACTCGCCTGGGTGCGGTTTGCACGAGAGGACATTCGATGA
- a CDS encoding ABC transporter permease subunit yields MRVQTLRTIAGKEFRDHLRSRRFLALLAVILIITGTGAFSGMIQFHKSLDRYHDALTVVSGDDAPPDPTASSKPSVTVIFHLIEMMTATFSAFMGIAMGFDLVTREKESKSLKILLSHPIYRDEVITGKALGGVAAIALAVAIALGVSCAILLIGGTVLSPIQTIQTFIFGLFTVLFIATFFMIALFFSTIASESGTAFLSSLIVLVLVAVILPFFAYNPLVLDAVLGEPPECPEEAYSTDVSYGESLALLDEYDAENEAYWNTRNTLITATMIISPAWIYNAATAAVTALPPADDGMQDYSPGTILSVLLNSWYIFAALIAMLVMPAFFFGLAWVKFARMDLR; encoded by the coding sequence ATGAGGGTCCAGACGCTCAGGACCATCGCGGGCAAGGAGTTCCGCGACCATCTCAGGAGCAGACGGTTCCTCGCGCTCCTTGCCGTCATCCTGATCATCACCGGGACGGGAGCATTCTCGGGCATGATCCAGTTCCACAAGAGCCTTGATAGATACCACGACGCACTGACGGTCGTCTCCGGGGACGACGCACCCCCCGATCCGACGGCCTCCTCGAAACCCTCGGTAACGGTGATCTTCCATCTGATCGAGATGATGACGGCGACGTTCAGCGCCTTCATGGGGATCGCGATGGGGTTCGATCTCGTGACCCGTGAAAAAGAGAGTAAATCGCTGAAGATCCTCCTCTCCCACCCGATCTATCGCGACGAGGTGATCACCGGCAAGGCACTCGGCGGGGTCGCGGCCATCGCTCTCGCCGTCGCGATCGCCCTCGGGGTGAGCTGTGCGATTCTGCTCATCGGGGGGACTGTCCTCAGCCCGATCCAGACGATACAGACGTTCATCTTCGGGCTCTTCACCGTCCTCTTCATCGCCACCTTCTTCATGATCGCCCTCTTCTTCTCGACGATCGCATCGGAGAGCGGTACCGCATTCCTCTCCTCTCTCATCGTCCTCGTCCTCGTCGCCGTCATCCTCCCGTTCTTCGCCTACAATCCCCTGGTCCTCGATGCCGTCCTTGGCGAACCGCCGGAATGTCCCGAAGAAGCCTATTCAACGGATGTCTCATATGGAGAGAGTCTTGCTCTCCTCGATGAGTATGATGCAGAGAACGAGGCCTACTGGAACACACGCAACACCCTGATCACCGCGACGATGATCATCTCGCCCGCGTGGATCTATAATGCGGCCACCGCTGCAGTGACGGCACTTCCTCCCGCCGACGACGGCATGCAGGACTATAGTCCAGGAACCATCCTCTCGGTCCTCCTGAACTCCTGGTATATCTTCGCCGCCCTG
- a CDS encoding ABC transporter permease subunit yields the protein MRGYPLSVIAGKEFRDHVRSGRFHLFLAIMLIVAVLGLIGGVSQYQVSLERYQETQIAAPEADDPRTTSPPPKPTVLSGFSQFYIATAFVGIFLGAAMGFDSVTQEKESKSLKLLLSHPVYRDEVITGKALGAAGAIALATGIILVFSFAVLLISGIVPSPDESLRIALGGGMGFLFIFSFYSIALFFSTVSPNSGSALVSSLLLIIILYAVVPTIGNGGPVTALLIGESPEPPDYPTETETVTIEDPEDPSKVIEVQRIGFEDFDPGSEEMKAYEEAYEAYSWRRDTVDGIATLVSPYQNYMEILSPVNNPISSTRPDLIRNIIAFLAFPMIFFGLAWVRFAREDVR from the coding sequence ATGAGGGGATACCCCCTCAGCGTAATCGCGGGCAAAGAGTTCCGAGACCATGTGAGGAGCGGGCGCTTCCACCTCTTCCTCGCGATCATGCTCATCGTCGCCGTGCTGGGATTGATCGGAGGCGTGAGCCAGTACCAGGTGAGTCTGGAACGATATCAGGAGACACAGATAGCGGCGCCGGAGGCGGACGACCCCCGGACCACTTCCCCGCCCCCCAAACCCACCGTCCTCTCTGGCTTCAGCCAGTTTTATATAGCCACCGCTTTCGTCGGGATCTTTCTCGGGGCAGCGATGGGGTTTGACTCGGTGACCCAGGAGAAGGAGAGCAAGTCGCTCAAACTGCTTCTCTCTCATCCAGTCTACCGCGACGAAGTGATCACCGGCAAGGCCCTCGGCGCCGCCGGGGCAATCGCCCTGGCGACAGGGATCATCCTCGTCTTCAGCTTTGCCGTCCTCCTCATCTCCGGGATCGTTCCGAGTCCTGACGAGAGTCTCAGGATTGCACTTGGTGGAGGGATGGGCTTCTTATTCATCTTCTCCTTCTATTCCATCGCCCTCTTCTTCTCGACGGTCTCCCCAAACAGCGGGAGCGCCCTTGTATCATCCCTCCTTCTCATCATCATCCTCTACGCTGTCGTCCCGACCATCGGCAACGGTGGCCCGGTCACCGCCCTGCTCATCGGGGAATCACCTGAGCCCCCCGACTACCCCACCGAGACTGAGACAGTCACCATAGAGGATCCAGAGGATCCTTCAAAAGTCATAGAAGTTCAGAGGATCGGGTTTGAAGATTTCGATCCCGGTAGTGAAGAAATGAAAGCCTATGAAGAAGCCTATGAGGCATACTCCTGGCGACGCGATACCGTCGACGGCATCGCAACTCTCGTCTCACCCTATCAAAACTACATGGAGATCCTCTCTCCAGTGAACAACCCCATTTCCTCCACCCGTCCCGACCTGATCAGGAACATAATCGCCTTCCTCGCCTTCCCGATGATCTTCTTCGGACTTGCCTGGGTGCGGTTCGCACGGGAGGATGTTAGATGA
- a CDS encoding ABC transporter permease subunit: protein MRTRALGIIAGKEFWDHVRSRRVHIILAIFLVIAVVGLIDGAVNYQEQIDRYNENLAQTDDEMMHAIFWWKPSILSAFNRMSDLIATVGIVLGCAMGFDLISREKESKSLKMLLSHPIYRDEVINGKALGGTAAIAAAMAIVLLVSFAILLIFGVVPNFDEGARILIFGVISFLLVFSYFAIALFMSTVAESSSNALIYTLIIFIVLSVLVPAVATNQTVQKAVIGEAPEPPDPPETVGGPTGSFNVMVRPMPIEISGEVEEAWKEYEEASQAYWEKRRAFIDTVNLLSPSKNYQEMTLAVTEPGYAASMLSDDPYSFDRPEDLPQSGLEILAAIIGELAHYIIALIVMPAVFFGLAWVKFAREDIR from the coding sequence ATGAGGACCAGGGCCCTCGGGATCATCGCGGGCAAGGAGTTCTGGGATCACGTGAGGAGCAGGAGGGTCCACATCATCCTCGCGATCTTCCTGGTCATCGCCGTCGTCGGGCTCATCGACGGTGCGGTGAACTATCAGGAACAGATCGACCGCTACAACGAAAACTTGGCCCAGACCGACGACGAGATGATGCACGCCATCTTCTGGTGGAAACCTTCCATCCTCTCGGCCTTCAACCGGATGTCAGACCTCATCGCCACCGTCGGGATCGTCCTCGGGTGTGCGATGGGGTTCGACTTGATCTCGCGCGAGAAAGAGAGCAAGTCGCTCAAGATGCTCCTCTCCCACCCGATCTACCGCGACGAGGTGATCAATGGCAAGGCCCTCGGCGGGACCGCCGCGATCGCCGCTGCGATGGCGATCGTACTCCTCGTCTCCTTTGCGATCCTGCTCATCTTCGGGGTGGTGCCGAACTTCGACGAGGGTGCGCGTATCCTTATCTTCGGCGTCATCTCGTTTCTCCTCGTCTTCTCATACTTCGCGATCGCCCTCTTCATGTCCACGGTCGCGGAGAGCAGCAGCAACGCCCTCATCTACACCCTCATCATCTTCATCGTCCTCTCCGTCCTTGTCCCGGCCGTCGCCACCAACCAGACGGTCCAGAAGGCGGTCATCGGCGAGGCACCCGAACCGCCGGATCCACCTGAGACGGTGGGAGGACCGACTGGAAGTTTCAATGTCATGGTCAGGCCCATGCCCATAGAGATCAGCGGTGAGGTCGAGGAGGCATGGAAGGAGTACGAGGAGGCGTCGCAGGCCTACTGGGAGAAGAGACGTGCGTTCATCGACACCGTCAACCTGCTCTCGCCCTCCAAAAATTATCAGGAGATGACGCTGGCCGTCACCGAACCAGGGTATGCCGCTTCGATGCTGAGCGACGACCCCTACTCCTTTGACCGGCCCGAAGACCTCCCCCAGAGTGGGCTTGAGATCCTCGCGGCCATCATCGGAGAACTGGCGCACTACATCATCGCCCTGATCGTGATGCCCGCGGTCTTCTTCGGGCTTGCGTGGGTGAAGTTCGCACGGGAGGACATCAGATGA
- a CDS encoding ABC transporter permease subunit, whose translation MRSGGLRVIAAKEFRDHIRSRRFHILLGIFLIIAVVGLIDGSIQYNKQIDDYNDRLAQVSDDEIMPSYFGWKPSILSAFFKMSMLITTVGVVLGCAMGFDLISREKESKSLKILLSHPIYRDEVINGKALGGIAAIALAMGIVLVLSFAIILIFGIVPNLDESVRILLFGGLSFLLIFSYFAIALFMSTVAKDSSNALIYTLIIFIVLSTLIPAIAANESVMNAVIGEPPEPPHIHGPYLSSYAVSSSSTASSTGEVGEPSEVDLAWEEYREKSDAYWEKRRAFTDAVNLLSPSHSYQQMAMAVTEPRISIAVQNAGSYSPDIYEDLPESGLAILGGLMGALAKNVIALLVIPAAFFGLAWVRFMREDIR comes from the coding sequence ATGAGGAGCGGGGGCCTCAGGGTCATCGCCGCCAAGGAGTTCCGCGACCATATCAGGAGCAGGAGGTTCCACATCCTCCTCGGGATATTCCTGATCATCGCCGTCGTCGGCCTCATCGACGGCTCGATCCAGTACAACAAGCAGATCGACGACTACAACGACCGCCTGGCCCAGGTCTCGGACGACGAGATAATGCCCAGTTACTTTGGGTGGAAGCCATCCATCCTCTCGGCCTTCTTCAAGATGTCCATGCTCATCACCACCGTCGGGGTCGTCCTCGGGTGTGCGATGGGGTTTGACCTCATCTCGCGCGAGAAAGAGAGCAAGTCCCTCAAGATCCTTCTCTCTCACCCGATCTATCGCGACGAGGTGATCAATGGCAAGGCCCTCGGCGGGATCGCCGCCATCGCACTTGCAATGGGAATCGTGCTCGTCCTCTCCTTTGCGATCATCCTCATATTCGGGATCGTCCCGAACCTTGACGAGAGCGTACGCATCCTGCTCTTCGGAGGACTCTCGTTCCTGCTCATCTTCTCGTACTTCGCGATCGCCCTCTTCATGTCCACGGTCGCAAAAGACAGCAGCAACGCTCTCATCTACACACTCATCATATTCATCGTACTCTCTACCCTCATTCCGGCCATCGCCGCCAATGAGAGTGTGATGAACGCCGTCATCGGAGAACCACCTGAACCCCCTCACATACATGGACCATATCTCAGCTCATACGCGGTCTCAAGTTCCTCGACAGCCTCGTCGACAGGAGAAGTGGGAGAACCCTCTGAGGTTGATCTGGCCTGGGAAGAGTACAGAGAAAAGTCGGACGCCTACTGGGAGAAGAGACGTGCCTTCACCGATGCCGTCAACCTGCTCTCGCCCTCCCACAGCTACCAGCAGATGGCGATGGCCGTGACCGAACCAAGAATTTCCATTGCAGTTCAGAATGCCGGGAGTTATTCTCCAGACATCTACGAAGACCTCCCTGAGAGCGGGCTTGCGATCCTCGGGGGTCTCATGGGAGCCCTTGCAAAGAACGTTATCGCACTCCTCGTGATCCCTGCCGCCTTCTTCGGGCTCGCATGGGTCAGGTTCATGCGGGAGGACATTCGATGA
- a CDS encoding ABC transporter ATP-binding protein — MIRCEHLCKVYHGVPAVDDLCLEVPEGEVFGLLGPNGAGKSTTILMLTGLIEPTSGACYIDDLEVATHPIEVKKKIGYMPEDVGFYPTLTAEENLEYSAKLYGMGKERKERIQELLALVGLEGVTKEVGGFSKGMRQRLGIAKALINHPRAIILDEPTANLDPQGVADYRRIIRHVADQGTTVLVSSHILSEVSKVCTSAGILAHGKLVAHGTWDELARVGGDEKVVIHIETRTPMPDLQSPALVAAEFAENRHRARLVATVDIRDELADTLAKAGVAIRSLEAEHPDIEDVFLSYYEVGEGMT; from the coding sequence ATGATACGTTGTGAACATCTCTGCAAGGTCTACCACGGCGTTCCTGCCGTCGACGACCTCTGCCTTGAGGTGCCCGAGGGTGAGGTCTTCGGCCTCCTCGGGCCGAACGGCGCCGGGAAGAGCACCACCATCCTGATGCTCACCGGGCTCATCGAGCCCACCTCAGGCGCCTGTTATATCGACGACCTCGAGGTCGCCACCCACCCCATCGAGGTGAAGAAGAAGATCGGATACATGCCCGAAGATGTCGGGTTCTACCCGACGCTCACCGCCGAGGAGAACCTCGAGTACTCGGCGAAACTCTATGGCATGGGGAAGGAGCGCAAAGAACGGATTCAAGAACTCCTCGCACTCGTCGGGCTCGAAGGGGTCACCAAGGAGGTCGGCGGGTTCTCGAAGGGGATGAGACAGCGGCTCGGGATCGCCAAGGCGCTCATCAACCATCCCAGGGCCATCATCCTCGACGAGCCCACCGCCAACCTCGACCCCCAGGGCGTCGCAGACTATCGGAGGATCATCAGACACGTGGCAGACCAGGGCACCACCGTCCTGGTCTCATCCCACATCCTCTCTGAGGTGAGCAAGGTCTGCACTTCGGCAGGGATCCTCGCCCACGGCAAACTCGTCGCCCACGGCACCTGGGACGAACTCGCCCGCGTCGGCGGTGACGAAAAAGTCGTCATCCACATCGAGACCCGCACCCCGATGCCGGACCTCCAGAGTCCGGCGCTCGTCGCCGCAGAGTTCGCCGAGAACCGCCACCGTGCACGACTCGTCGCCACTGTCGACATCAGGGACGAACTCGCAGACACCCTCGCCAAAGCAGGGGTCGCCATCAGAAGCCTGGAGGCAGAACACCCTGACATCGAGGACGTATTCCTCTCATATTATGAGGTGGGTGAGGGGATGACATGA
- a CDS encoding ABC transporter permease subunit, producing the protein MRIHALKTIAGKEFRDHVRSRKFHLIFGIFLVIALVSLASGMAQYQEELETYNEAYGDVSDEARAQMPASMIPSPLSGFTQMAYFIGTLGAVLGCAMGFDLVTREKESKSLKLLLSHPVYRDEVINGKALGGAGAIALAMAIVLVLALAVLLVFGVVPSFEETVRVLIFGGLSFLMVFSFFILALFFSTVAKDSGSALVLTLVLFVPLSAVTILVISGPAITFLIGDPPEPPESPGFTYTFDTEAGSTGSGTTVISDKPTEVAFDQEEYQEKMEEYREESRAYWERRTAITDTFTLLSPDQNYQRLAFAVTEPGLEAARQHQGENALFDPMTEPKDGLSTFFGLLGGLSQRIIALFVFPAAFFGLAWVQFAREDIR; encoded by the coding sequence ATGAGGATACACGCACTCAAGACCATCGCGGGCAAGGAGTTCCGGGATCATGTGAGGAGCAGGAAGTTCCACCTCATCTTCGGGATCTTCCTGGTCATCGCCCTCGTCAGTCTGGCCTCAGGGATGGCCCAGTACCAGGAAGAACTGGAGACCTACAACGAGGCTTATGGGGACGTGAGCGACGAAGCACGTGCACAGATGCCTGCATCGATGATACCCTCGCCACTCTCGGGCTTCACCCAGATGGCGTACTTCATCGGGACACTCGGGGCGGTGCTCGGGTGCGCGATGGGGTTCGACCTCGTGACCAGAGAGAAGGAGAGCAAGTCGCTCAAACTTCTCCTCTCTCATCCGGTCTACCGTGACGAGGTGATCAACGGCAAGGCGCTCGGCGGCGCCGGCGCAATCGCCCTCGCGATGGCGATCGTGCTCGTCCTCGCCCTTGCCGTCCTCCTCGTCTTCGGGGTCGTCCCTTCGTTCGAGGAGACGGTGCGGGTTCTGATCTTTGGCGGACTCTCATTTCTCATGGTCTTCTCCTTCTTCATCCTCGCCCTCTTCTTCTCGACGGTGGCAAAGGACAGCGGGAGCGCTCTTGTCCTCACTCTCGTCCTCTTCGTCCCCCTCTCCGCGGTCACCATACTGGTCATCTCAGGCCCGGCGATCACCTTCCTCATCGGCGACCCGCCCGAACCCCCAGAATCTCCTGGATTTACCTATACATTTGACACCGAGGCAGGGAGCACGGGGAGCGGTACCACGGTGATCTCAGACAAACCCACCGAAGTGGCGTTCGACCAGGAAGAGTACCAGGAGAAGATGGAAGAGTACAGAGAAGAGTCCAGGGCCTACTGGGAGAGGCGCACGGCGATCACCGACACCTTCACACTCCTCTCCCCTGACCAGAACTATCAACGCCTCGCCTTCGCGGTCACCGAACCAGGGCTTGAAGCGGCAAGGCAGCACCAGGGCGAGAACGCTCTGTTCGACCCGATGACCGAACCAAAGGACGGACTCAGCACCTTCTTCGGACTTCTCGGCGGACTTTCCCAGCGCATCATCGCCCTCTTTGTCTTCCCCGCCGCTTTCTTCGGGCTCGCGTGGGTGCAATTTGCACGGGAGGACATTCGATGA